CGGCTTTAAATTCGACCATGCGTTCGCGAGGAAGCTGAGCCATGTTATCTATTGTGCCTGTTCGATACCCACAAGCATTGATGAGATAATCGACTTGTTCGCAATCCGTAACCCAATCTTGTAACTCAGCATTAAATTGCTGGAAGTGGATATCCCATTGTTGTGTTGAGTCATTCTGCTCAAGGTGATTTACTTTTGCACCTGTTAGCACTTGGCATGTATTTAGTTTCGATAATGCGAGTGAGGCTGTTGCAGCGATACGAAAGACACTCAAGCCATATTCTTGGACTAGAACGATCGGGTACTTAAATTCATCAAGATTGAGGTTTTTTGCCACTGGGATCATCCAGTCATCTAGTGTGGCTGGGGTGGTGGGTAATGCTTTGGCAGCCAGTTTAGTTAATGTGGCCTGATCATAGAGCTTAAAGTAATCGTTAGGTTCGCCTAGTACTTTATTGTTTTCATCGCTTTCAACTAAGTTTTGGTATGTCTGTTGAAGTAACTCAAGTCGAGGGAGCAATGCGTCGGGTTCACCATTATCTCGTGTTGGAACGGCGATAACGGTAGGGCGAATATTTGCCGTGTGTGGAAAAACTCTAAGGGTGTCGATTGATTGTTTTAATAAATCCAAGCATTGCTGATCTGAAATTTCACGGTACAGATTACCACCAGCGTGCAAATGACAGATAGGTGGCCCATTGACAAGTGATGCCCCTTCTTCAAATAACACAACATCAACACCTATTTCAGCGAGACGTAGTGCGATGGTTGATCCAGCAACACCACCGCCTACAATGCCAACTTTTGTGAGGGTTTTAGTGTTATTTGTTTTGTTTATAATCATTGGGTAATAACAATCAATCCGAAAAATCGAACGACTATTCTACTTAGCCCGAACAGGTATTGAAACAGTTAGAATGTAAACGTTTGCCTGTTCATCGCCTAATTGATGCAAAAGTGGCTCATTTTGATAGGACTATGGATGAGCAATGTGCTGCTATCTTGTCTAAGTGAATGATCGGACAAGCAAGTGTATTACAGATTGGGATTATGATTTGAACAATCAACCATTGTCGAGCAGAGGTTAACATGAAATCCGAGGCAACAAGCGTTAAAGCGTACATGGCTGATCTGCCCGCAGAGCGTCAAGTGGTCATCGAGCAGTTACGGCATATTATTCTTGATAATTTACCTGAAGGTTTTCAAGAAACAATGAGCTACGGCATGATAGGTTACGTTGTGCCTCATTCACTCTATCCTGATGGGTATCACTGTTCTCCCGATCTACCTTTACCATTCATTAATATCGCTAGCCAAAAAAACTTTATCGCGCTTTACCATTCTGGCATTTACAGTAGCCCTGAGTTACTCGCTTGGTTTGTGGACGAGTACCCTAAATATTGTAAGAGCAAACTGGACATGGGAAAGAGCTGTATTCGTTTTAAGAATATAAATAAGATCCCCTTTGAGCTTATTGCGCAGCTTGTGGCCAAAGTTAGCGTCCAAGAATGGATAGCTTTGTATGAAAACGCGAGAAAAGTGCCTACTAAAAGGAATTAAACAAGACCGAGCAACAATCTACTGATATTATTACCACACTAAAATAAGTCAAAAAAAGCGCTCCAGAAACCAAAACGCGTATCAATATGCAGCCTCTATAAC
The nucleotide sequence above comes from Photobacterium swingsii. Encoded proteins:
- a CDS encoding FAD-dependent oxidoreductase, giving the protein MIINKTNNTKTLTKVGIVGGGVAGSTIALRLAEIGVDVVLFEEGASLVNGPPICHLHAGGNLYREISDQQCLDLLKQSIDTLRVFPHTANIRPTVIAVPTRDNGEPDALLPRLELLQQTYQNLVESDENNKVLGEPNDYFKLYDQATLTKLAAKALPTTPATLDDWMIPVAKNLNLDEFKYPIVLVQEYGLSVFRIAATASLALSKLNTCQVLTGAKVNHLEQNDSTQQWDIHFQQFNAELQDWVTDCEQVDYLINACGYRTGTIDNMAQLPRERMVEFKAAYVTHWKNSQGIWPEVIFHGERGTPNGMAQLTPYPDGYFQLHGMTEDITLFSKGLVHSTATNAQPELSAPFIKKLTHAWQENEVTLRSTRAIHHMSQFVPEFSTATVGGLPLFGAQQIPGQDATLRAADISFDGMNYARTEIVKASSALSAANAVVEKLQSLGLITASVSGSLEADFPVTLSLTLSQVEHFAEQLAEQRNYPSALARQVAF
- a CDS encoding DUF1801 domain-containing protein codes for the protein MKSEATSVKAYMADLPAERQVVIEQLRHIILDNLPEGFQETMSYGMIGYVVPHSLYPDGYHCSPDLPLPFINIASQKNFIALYHSGIYSSPELLAWFVDEYPKYCKSKLDMGKSCIRFKNINKIPFELIAQLVAKVSVQEWIALYENARKVPTKRN